In Acidobacteriota bacterium, the DNA window CTGTTCAAGTTGAAGCGAGGGGGCCCGGGCCTTGAGGCGGTCCTTCAGGGTGGCCCACAGCCCCACCTGGGTCAGGGCGTCCTCCACCGCCTGGTCCAGGGCGTCCCGGTGAAGCCGGGCGCGGGGGGTGTGGACCCGCAGGCCGAACACCACGTTCTCGTACACCGAAAGCGGCAGGGGGTTGGGCCGCTGGAAAACCATTCCCACCGCCTTCCGCAGTTCAACCAGGGAGACGTCGGGGTCATAGATGTTCTTGCCCAGGATGCGGATCCGGCCCCGGGTGGTCACGTTGGGATAGCGCTCGTTGATGCGGTTGAAACAGCGCAGCAGGGTGGTCTTGCCGCAACCGCTGGGGCCGATGAGGCCGGTGATGGCGCCCTCCCGGATGCACACCGTGACGTCCTTGAGGGCCTGGAAGGACCCGTACCAGAGGCTCAGGCCCTCCGTCTCGATGCCGCCCCCGGGCGGCGCCGGCGGGGTCGTTGCGGTCTCAGCCGAAGATGCCGTTGACGTACTCATAGGTTTTCCGGTTCGCGGGGTTGTCGGAGAAAACGACGTCGGTGGGCCCCAGCTCCACGATTTCGCCGTTCAGCAGGAAAAGGGTGCGGTCCGCCAGGCGGCGGGCCTGCTGGGTCAGGTTGGTCACCAGGACGATGGTGACCTCCCGCCGGAGCTCCTGGAGGACGTCCTCGATGCGCATGGTGGTCACGGGGTCGATGGCGATGGAGAACTCGTCCAGGCAAAGGATCTTCGGCTGGTGGGAGAGGGCCCTCGCGATGGTCAGCCGTTGCTGCTGGCCGCCCGAGAGGGCGGTCCCCAGGCTGTTCAGGCGGTCTTTCACCTCGTCCCAGAGGGCCGCCTGGCGGAGGCAGCGCTCCACCAGCAGGTCCAGGTCCGCCCGCCGGTTGAGGCCGGCGCAGCGCGGGGCGAAGGCCACGTTCTCGTAGATGCTCAGGGGGAGGCCCACCGGCAGCGGGGCCACCATGCCGATGGTGCGCCGGAGGGCCTGCACGTCGGGCACCGTCCGGACGTCCTCCCCGAAAACGCGGAGGGTCCCGGAGGTGCGTGCGTCGGGCGCCTGGTCGATGGTCCGGTTGAAACAGCGCAATAACGAGGTCTTCCCCGACCGGGCGGGCCCGATGATCCCGAAGATCTCGTGTCGGCGGATCTCGAACGTGAGGCCGCGGAGGACCTCGGTGTGGCCGAAGCGCAGGCGGAAACCGTCCAGTTCCACCGCGCAGGTGTCCCGTGGGCGGGTCGAGTGAGTGTCCCGGTTTTCCTTCACCATTTCTTCCGGTTCCTCAGCCAGATGCGCAGGCCGATGGCGGCGGCGTTGACCAGGAGCACCGCCCCGAGGAGCACCACGGCGGTGGCGTAGGGCATGGCGTCCCGGACGTTGGGGACCTGGGTGGACACGGTGTACAGGTGCATGGACAGGGCCATGCACTGGTCGGTCAGGGCGTAGGGAAACAGGTCGCCGCCCTGGACCGCCTTGAAGAAGACGGCGCCGGTGAACATGATGGGGGCGGTCTCGCCCGCGGCCCGGCTGACCTGAAGGATGACGCCGGTGAGGATGCCGCTGACGGAGTTGGGCAGAACCACGCGGCGCACCGTCTGCCAGCGGGTGGCCCCCACGTTCCAGCACGCTTCCCGGAAACTCGTGGGGACGGCGGACAACGCCTCCTTGGTGCTGGCGATGATCACGGGCAGGGTCATGATGGCCAGGGTCAGGGAAGCCGCCAGGATGGAGTACCCGAACCCGGCGGCGTAGACGAAGGCGCCGAGGCCGAAGAGGGCGTGAACGATGCTGGGCACCCCGGCCAAGGAGAGGACCGCCAGGTTGATCAGACGCGTGAACCCGTTGTCCCGGGCGTACTCGTTGAGGTAGATGGCCGCCAGGATACCCACGGGCGCCGCCACGGCCAGGGAGATGACCACCAGGTAGAGGGTCCCCACGAAGGCCGGCCAGATCCCGCCTTCCGTCATCCCCCGGCGGGGGGCCTCCACCAGGAATTCCCAGCTCAGGGCGGGCCAGGCGCGCCAGACCAGGTAGACGAGGATAGCCAGCAGCGGCAGGACCATGGCGGAAGCCACCAGCCCCAGCAGCCAGCGGACGAGGGACTCCTGCCGCTCTTTTCGCCGGACGAAGGGGGTCCGGGTGAAGCGGGAGGCCGATTCGACCGCGGGTTTCGGGTTCGGGCCGGCCTCGCGGGGGCGGTCCCGGCCCAGGGCATCCCCGGTTTCGACCGCGGCGGGTTCACCTGCGAACGTCATCACGCCTTCTTCGGAGCTCATGGTCACCTACCGCTTCCGCCGGCCTCGGACCACCAGGTCGGCGATGAGATTCACGAGCAGGGTGAGGGTGAAGAGCAGCACCCCGGTCAGGAAGAGGACACGGTAGTGGTCCGAGCCGGCCGGGGCCTCCCCCAACTCGGCCGCGATGTTGGCGGTCAGGGTGCGAACCGAGTCCATCAGGCCGTGAGGGATCTGGATGGCGTGTCCCGTGGCCATGAGCACGGCCATGGTTTCCCCCACCGCCCGCCCCACGCCCAGCAGGACCGCCGCCAGGAGCCCGTTCCGGGCCGCCGGCAGCAGGACCCGGCGGATCATTTGCCAGCGCGTGACCCCCATGGCCAGGGCCGCCTCGCGGTAGGAGTCGGGCACGGCCTTGAGGGCGTCTTCCCCGATGGAGACGATGATGGGGACGCTCATGAGGGCCAGGACGATCCCGCCGTTGAGCATGTTGACCCCCACCGTGGCCCCGCCGTAGTCCACCAGGAGCCGGCTCATGACCGTCAGGCCGATGAAGCCCCACACCACGCTGGGGATGGCGGCCAGCAACTCGATGGTCACCTTGAGCGTCTCCCTCATTTTCGGCCGGCAGAACTCGGAGACGAAGATCGCCCCGCCCAGGCCGAAGGGCACCGCGATGAGCATGGCCAGGACCGTGACGGCGAAGGTCCCCGCCGTCAGGGCCAGGGTCCCGTAACGGACGTTGCTCGCGGAAGTGGGGTACCACTCGGTGCTGGTCAGGAACTGCCACAGGGAGAATTTCTCGGACCCGAGGACCGGGAAGGCTTCCCGGAGGATGAAAAAGAGGATGGCCAGGATGAAGAGGATGGCGCTGACCCCGCAGAAATAGACCGCCGACTGGATGGCCCGTTCCCCCCAGACGGCCCGCAGCGGCCGCCGGGCGGGAAGCCGGGGCCCGGGAGGGCCGGGGGGGGCCGGAGCCGGGGCAAGCGGGCCGTTTTCCGCGGCGGTGGCGTCCATGGGCTCACTCCCTGATCATCGGGGTCATTTCCCGCCGCCGGCGGGGGGGGCCGGGACGTAACCGCACTCTTCCAGTATTTTCTGGCCGGCGTCCGACAGGACCCAGTCGATGAATTTCCTCACCGCCCCCTCGGGTTCGCCGGCGGTGAAGAGGTGGAGGGACCGGGCCAGGGGATAGGCCTTGGTCAGGGTGTTCCGGACGTTCGGCTCCACGGCGGGGTCGCCGTTCCGCGCAGCCAGTTTCAGCATCTTCACGGCGGGCGACGCGTAACCCATCCCGCTGTAGCCCAGGGCGGTGCGGGTCCCGCCGATCAGTTCCACCACCTCCTTCGAGCCGTTCATGTCCCGGGAGCCCAGTTTGAAGTCCTTCTTTCCCAGCACGTGGTCCCGGAAGAACTCGTAGGTCCCCGAACTGGACTGCCGGCTCACCCGGACGATGGTGTCGTCGGTGACGCCCGGCAGGGTCACGCCCAGCTGCGACCAGCGGGTGATCTCCCCGCCTTCCGCGAAGATGGCCGCGAGCTGATCCAGGCTGATTTCCTGCAGGGGGTTGTCCTTGTGCACGTAGATGGCGAGGGCGTCGTACCCGACGGTGAACTCCCGGGCGTCCTTCCCGGTGGTCTTCTTGAGCTGCTCCTTCTCCTCGGGCTTGAGGTCCCGGCTGGCGGTGGCGATGTCGATGGCCCCCTTGCCCAGCGCGGCGATTCCCACGCCGGAGCCGCCGCCGGCCACCTCGACGCTGACGGAGGGGTCGGCTTTCGCGAAAGCCTCGGCCCAGGACTGGGCCACGTTGACCAGGGTGTCGGAGCCCTTCACCTGGATGACGGAGGCCCCGGCGCCGCCGGTTTTTCGCCCGCATCCCGCCCCTGTCGCGAGGACGGCCGCCAGGAGGGCCGCCGAGAGGGTGGCCAGGGTTTTCACGCGTTTCGTTCCAAGCGTCTCGATCATGTTTGTCTCCTTGTTCGGTTCATTCCGCGCCCTCGTAGCCGAGGACGGCGTCCACCAGGTCCTTGACGCGGGAGGTGAGGGTCTGGAAGGCGTACTCGTAGGCAAGCCGGACGTCCTCGGGAGCCCCCGGGGCACGGGAGGGGTCCGGGATGCTCCAGTCCAGGTAGACCGGCTTGGCCGGGTGGGGCGGCAGCGCGCGCCGCACTTCCGGGGCCAGCAGCACGATGACCTGGTAGTGCTCGAAGTTGGGCACCTGGTCGAAGGACCGGGGGGGGGTACAGGCCAGGTCGAAGCCCTTCTCCCGCATGAAGGCCATGGTTCTCTCGTCGACGGGGCGGGCCTCGAGACCGGCGCTGCAGAAGACGAAGCGGGGAAGGTTCATCGCCTGGGAGATCATCTCGGCCATCCGGCTCCGGCAGGAGTTGTACTCGTCGGCGAAGAGGATGCGGTAGGCG includes these proteins:
- the pstC gene encoding phosphate ABC transporter permease subunit PstC, with protein sequence MDATAAENGPLAPAPAPPGPPGPRLPARRPLRAVWGERAIQSAVYFCGVSAILFILAILFFILREAFPVLGSEKFSLWQFLTSTEWYPTSASNVRYGTLALTAGTFAVTVLAMLIAVPFGLGGAIFVSEFCRPKMRETLKVTIELLAAIPSVVWGFIGLTVMSRLLVDYGGATVGVNMLNGGIVLALMSVPIIVSIGEDALKAVPDSYREAALAMGVTRWQMIRRVLLPAARNGLLAAVLLGVGRAVGETMAVLMATGHAIQIPHGLMDSVRTLTANIAAELGEAPAGSDHYRVLFLTGVLLFTLTLLVNLIADLVVRGRRKR
- a CDS encoding phosphate ABC transporter substrate-binding protein — its product is MIETLGTKRVKTLATLSAALLAAVLATGAGCGRKTGGAGASVIQVKGSDTLVNVAQSWAEAFAKADPSVSVEVAGGGSGVGIAALGKGAIDIATASRDLKPEEKEQLKKTTGKDAREFTVGYDALAIYVHKDNPLQEISLDQLAAIFAEGGEITRWSQLGVTLPGVTDDTIVRVSRQSSSGTYEFFRDHVLGKKDFKLGSRDMNGSKEVVELIGGTRTALGYSGMGYASPAVKMLKLAARNGDPAVEPNVRNTLTKAYPLARSLHLFTAGEPEGAVRKFIDWVLSDAGQKILEECGYVPAPPAGGGK
- a CDS encoding phosphate ABC transporter ATP-binding protein, which encodes MSTSTASSAETATTPPAPPGGGIETEGLSLWYGSFQALKDVTVCIREGAITGLIGPSGCGKTTLLRCFNRINERYPNVTTRGRIRILGKNIYDPDVSLVELRKAVGMVFQRPNPLPLSVYENVVFGLRVHTPRARLHRDALDQAVEDALTQVGLWATLKDRLKARAPSLQLEQQQKLCIARLLPLKPDVILVDEPCSALDVEGTAAIEELMLELRGRYTILIVTHNMAQARRVSDECLFMLLGELVEQARTEDLFLHPRNPRTADYIEGRYG
- the pstA gene encoding phosphate ABC transporter permease PstA, with the protein product MTFAGEPAAVETGDALGRDRPREAGPNPKPAVESASRFTRTPFVRRKERQESLVRWLLGLVASAMVLPLLAILVYLVWRAWPALSWEFLVEAPRRGMTEGGIWPAFVGTLYLVVISLAVAAPVGILAAIYLNEYARDNGFTRLINLAVLSLAGVPSIVHALFGLGAFVYAAGFGYSILAASLTLAIMTLPVIIASTKEALSAVPTSFREACWNVGATRWQTVRRVVLPNSVSGILTGVILQVSRAAGETAPIMFTGAVFFKAVQGGDLFPYALTDQCMALSMHLYTVSTQVPNVRDAMPYATAVVLLGAVLLVNAAAIGLRIWLRNRKKW
- a CDS encoding ATP-binding cassette domain-containing protein, translating into MVKENRDTHSTRPRDTCAVELDGFRLRFGHTEVLRGLTFEIRRHEIFGIIGPARSGKTSLLRCFNRTIDQAPDARTSGTLRVFGEDVRTVPDVQALRRTIGMVAPLPVGLPLSIYENVAFAPRCAGLNRRADLDLLVERCLRQAALWDEVKDRLNSLGTALSGGQQQRLTIARALSHQPKILCLDEFSIAIDPVTTMRIEDVLQELRREVTIVLVTNLTQQARRLADRTLFLLNGEIVELGPTDVVFSDNPANRKTYEYVNGIFG